A single region of the Streptomyces sp. NBC_01262 genome encodes:
- a CDS encoding catalase family peroxidase, with amino-acid sequence MPSSSADQTLAIRVVDSMERMSGRHPGYRRSSARGASFRATFTPTGEAAALTTAAHLQTRAVWATVRFSNSEGDPRTPDTAPVTRGMATRFHLHDGSDTDLVALTVPRFVASTPREFLELTEALAPDRLTGEPDPARVHAFVGAHPHLAEAVAQQPPIPVSYGSTAYWAIHAFIWVDEAGVSRPVRYRWEPEAGRTALTAAEAATRTAHYLTDELHQRLEHAPVAFDLRIQLAEPDDPTHDPSTLWPDHRKEITAGRLEITAPADDQDPWNMQAFNPTRVTSGIRLSDDPVLAFRAHAYAESHRRRSRNQ; translated from the coding sequence ATGCCGAGCAGTTCCGCAGATCAGACCCTGGCCATCCGGGTCGTCGACAGCATGGAGCGCATGAGCGGGAGGCACCCCGGATACCGCCGGTCCAGTGCCCGGGGCGCGAGCTTCCGGGCCACCTTCACTCCCACCGGGGAGGCGGCCGCGCTGACCACGGCCGCGCACCTGCAGACGCGGGCGGTCTGGGCCACCGTACGGTTCTCGAACTCCGAGGGAGATCCCCGCACGCCCGACACCGCCCCGGTAACCCGCGGCATGGCCACCCGCTTCCACCTGCACGACGGCAGTGACACCGACCTCGTCGCCCTCACCGTCCCCCGGTTCGTCGCCTCGACGCCCAGGGAGTTCCTGGAGCTGACCGAGGCCCTGGCCCCCGACCGCTTGACCGGCGAGCCCGACCCGGCCCGGGTGCACGCGTTCGTCGGTGCCCATCCCCACCTGGCCGAAGCCGTCGCGCAGCAGCCGCCGATACCCGTCAGCTATGGCTCCACCGCTTACTGGGCCATCCATGCCTTCATCTGGGTCGACGAGGCCGGCGTCAGCCGGCCCGTGCGGTACCGCTGGGAACCGGAGGCCGGGCGCACCGCCCTGACCGCCGCCGAGGCGGCCACCCGCACCGCCCACTACCTGACGGACGAGCTGCACCAGCGCCTGGAGCACGCACCGGTGGCGTTCGACCTGCGGATTCAGCTCGCCGAACCCGACGACCCCACCCACGACCCCAGCACGCTCTGGCCCGATCACCGCAAGGAGATCACCGCCGGGCGACTGGAGATCACCGCGCCCGCCGACGACCAGGATCCCTGGAACATGCAGGCCTTCAACCCCACCCGTGTCACCAGCGGCATCCGGCTCTCCGACGACCCCGTCCTCGCCTTCCGGGCCCACGCCTACGCCGAATCCCACCGCCGCCGCAGTCGCAACCAATAG